The Longimicrobiales bacterium genome has a window encoding:
- a CDS encoding creatininase family protein, protein MKKILLAASAVLLTATAAEAQQQRDPNSMGGGACAANVYNCATTPNPLPAPNTVWLEEMTWMDVRDALASGMTTALIPTGGVEPNGPWLATGKHNFVLRANCDAIARELGDAICAPIIKFVPEGNIDPPSSHMTSPGTISMRQETFEAMLTDVAHSLKMHGFRNIIFFGDSGGNQGGQRAVAEKLNAMWDGTVVAHVQEYYDYGTVGDYMAFRGFPEGGAGDGLHDDPIITLNMFADEPFSVRYQERVDAGLATINGVDISDRVQSLKWAREIVDFRADHTVGFINQAIAQGRTTPVAPRAGGGRGGPPGGGQRPAPDPRNMGGGQCADNTFNCADTPNPLPATETLWIERMTWMDVRDALAAGKTTAIISTGGMEPNGPWLVTGKHNYVLRENCPRIAIYLGNALCAPVLELVPEGSIEPPSGHMTSPGTISLRQETFEAVLTDMAESLYQHGFENIVFIGDSGGNQSGMGNVADALNAKWGGSAAAHFIPEYYRSPEGSRNVLRELGVTHEGMPSDGLHDSPGIGLNMMLDDVNSVRWAERVATGEAMINGVDISDLNQALQWADEIADARSERTAGIIRERIESR, encoded by the coding sequence ATGAAAAAGATACTCCTCGCGGCTAGCGCCGTGCTTCTGACCGCGACCGCGGCCGAGGCACAGCAGCAGCGCGACCCCAACTCGATGGGTGGTGGTGCCTGCGCTGCCAACGTCTATAACTGCGCAACGACACCGAATCCACTCCCAGCGCCCAACACGGTCTGGCTAGAAGAGATGACCTGGATGGACGTCCGGGACGCGCTCGCTTCTGGTATGACTACAGCACTCATCCCGACGGGCGGCGTGGAGCCTAACGGCCCTTGGCTGGCGACGGGGAAGCACAATTTCGTGCTCCGCGCGAACTGCGATGCGATCGCTCGCGAGCTCGGGGATGCGATCTGCGCGCCGATCATCAAGTTCGTGCCAGAGGGCAACATCGACCCGCCGAGCAGTCACATGACAAGCCCTGGCACGATCTCGATGCGTCAGGAGACCTTCGAGGCGATGCTCACGGACGTGGCGCACAGTCTCAAGATGCACGGCTTCCGGAACATCATCTTCTTCGGTGACAGTGGTGGAAATCAGGGCGGTCAGCGGGCCGTTGCCGAGAAGCTCAACGCGATGTGGGACGGCACGGTCGTCGCCCATGTTCAGGAATATTACGACTATGGCACCGTGGGCGACTACATGGCTTTCCGCGGATTCCCCGAGGGTGGAGCAGGGGATGGCCTGCACGACGATCCGATCATCACACTCAACATGTTTGCGGATGAGCCGTTCTCGGTCCGCTATCAGGAGCGTGTCGACGCGGGACTCGCGACGATCAACGGTGTGGACATCTCCGACCGGGTTCAAAGCCTGAAGTGGGCCCGGGAAATCGTAGACTTCAGAGCCGACCACACGGTCGGCTTCATCAATCAGGCGATTGCCCAGGGGCGGACCACCCCCGTCGCGCCACGGGCTGGTGGTGGGCGTGGAGGGCCTCCTGGGGGAGGGCAGCGCCCGGCCCCTGATCCACGCAACATGGGCGGCGGCCAGTGCGCCGATAACACCTTCAACTGCGCAGACACACCGAACCCACTACCGGCCACTGAGACGCTCTGGATTGAGCGCATGACGTGGATGGACGTGCGGGACGCGTTAGCGGCTGGAAAGACGACCGCGATTATTTCCACGGGTGGAATGGAGCCTAACGGTCCTTGGCTCGTGACCGGGAAGCACAACTATGTGCTTCGTGAGAATTGCCCGCGCATTGCGATTTATCTTGGCAACGCATTGTGTGCGCCGGTGCTGGAACTCGTACCGGAGGGGAGCATCGAGCCTCCGTCGGGACACATGACGAGTCCTGGGACCATCAGTCTGCGTCAAGAGACGTTCGAGGCGGTCCTCACCGATATGGCGGAAAGCCTGTACCAACACGGCTTCGAGAACATCGTCTTCATCGGTGACAGTGGTGGGAATCAGAGCGGAATGGGCAACGTCGCTGACGCATTGAATGCCAAGTGGGGCGGATCAGCTGCCGCCCACTTCATCCCTGAGTACTACCGGAGTCCGGAGGGGTCGAGGAACGTCTTGAGAGAGCTCGGGGTGACTCACGAAGGCATGCCAAGCGACGGGCTGCACGACAGTCCGGGTATCGGTCTGAACATGATGCTCGATGATGTGAATTCGGTCCGTTGGGCGGAGCGGGTCGCGACCGGTGAGGCAATGATCAACGGTGTCGACATCTCTGACCTGAACCAGGCCCTGCAGTGGGCCGACGAGATCGCGGACGCCCGATCGGAGCGGACAGCTGGCATCATCCGCGAGCGGATCGAGAGCCGGTAG